The proteins below come from a single Argonema galeatum A003/A1 genomic window:
- the ureC gene encoding urease subunit alpha has translation MNYRMDRRAYAETFGPTVGDRIRLADTELFIEVERDYTTYGDEVKFGGGKVIRDGMGQSPISNADGAVDMVITNALILDWWGIVKADIGIKDGKIFKIGKAGNPYIQDNVDIIIGPGTEVVAGEGSILTAGGIDTHIHFICPQQIEVAIASGITTMLGGGTGPATGTNATTCTPGPWNMYRMLQAADAFPVNLGFLGKGNSSKPEGLEEQVLAGAIGLKLHEDWGTTPAAIDTCLSVADKYDVQVAIHTDTLNEAGFVEATVAAFKGRTIHTYHTEGAGGGHAPDIIKVCGEANVLPSSTNPTRPYTVNTLDEHLDMLMVCHHLSPSIPEDVAFAESRIRRETIAAEDILHDLGAFSMISSDSQAMGRVGEVIIRTWQTAHKMKVQRGNLTPQPPLRNGEGEEERADNFRAKRYVAKYTINPAIAHGISQYVGSVEEGKLADLCLWRPAFFGVKPEIVIKGGAIAYAQMGDANASIPTPQPVHMRPMFGSFGGAIAATSLTFVSQAALEQDIPSQLKLQKRAVAVSGTRQISKRDMKLNDALPRVEVDAETYEVRADGELLICEPATVLPMAQRYFLF, from the coding sequence ATGAATTATAGAATGGATCGCCGTGCTTATGCGGAAACTTTTGGGCCAACCGTAGGCGATCGCATTCGCCTTGCCGATACGGAACTATTCATAGAAGTTGAGCGTGATTATACCACATACGGAGATGAAGTCAAGTTTGGTGGCGGCAAAGTAATTCGCGACGGAATGGGACAATCCCCCATCTCTAACGCCGATGGTGCTGTCGATATGGTAATTACTAATGCTTTAATTCTGGATTGGTGGGGGATCGTCAAAGCAGATATCGGCATTAAAGATGGCAAAATATTTAAAATTGGTAAAGCAGGAAATCCCTACATTCAAGATAACGTAGATATTATTATCGGCCCTGGCACTGAAGTTGTTGCCGGGGAAGGATCGATACTAACTGCTGGCGGTATCGATACTCACATCCACTTTATTTGTCCGCAACAGATCGAAGTTGCGATCGCATCCGGCATCACCACCATGCTGGGCGGCGGTACTGGCCCTGCCACTGGTACAAATGCTACCACCTGCACACCCGGCCCCTGGAATATGTACCGAATGCTGCAAGCCGCCGACGCCTTCCCCGTGAACCTGGGATTTCTCGGCAAAGGCAACAGCAGCAAGCCGGAAGGACTGGAAGAACAGGTGCTTGCCGGTGCGATCGGATTGAAATTGCACGAAGATTGGGGCACAACCCCAGCAGCGATCGATACTTGTCTTAGTGTAGCAGATAAATACGACGTACAGGTAGCAATTCACACCGATACATTGAACGAAGCTGGCTTTGTGGAAGCAACTGTTGCAGCTTTCAAAGGTCGCACAATACATACCTACCACACGGAGGGAGCCGGAGGAGGACACGCACCCGATATCATCAAAGTCTGCGGCGAGGCGAATGTGCTGCCATCTTCTACTAACCCGACGCGCCCTTATACCGTCAATACTTTGGACGAACACCTGGATATGCTGATGGTGTGCCATCATTTGTCACCATCTATACCGGAAGATGTGGCATTTGCGGAGTCGCGCATACGGCGCGAAACGATCGCCGCTGAGGATATTTTGCACGATTTGGGCGCATTCAGTATGATTTCGTCTGATTCTCAGGCAATGGGGCGAGTAGGTGAGGTGATTATTCGCACTTGGCAGACGGCGCATAAAATGAAGGTGCAGCGGGGGAACCTCACCCCCCAACCCCCTCTCCGCAACGGAGAGGGGGAGGAAGAGAGGGCAGATAATTTTCGGGCGAAGAGGTATGTGGCGAAATATACGATCAATCCCGCGATCGCGCATGGGATTTCTCAGTATGTGGGTTCTGTGGAAGAGGGGAAATTAGCAGATTTGTGCCTTTGGCGTCCGGCATTTTTTGGGGTGAAACCGGAGATCGTGATTAAGGGGGGTGCGATCGCTTATGCTCAAATGGGAGACGCCAACGCCAGTATTCCTACGCCTCAACCAGTCCATATGCGACCGATGTTTGGTAGTTTTGGAGGTGCGATCGCAGCCACATCCCTAACCTTTGTTTCCCAAGCAGCACTAGAACAGGATATTCCAAGTCAATTAAAGTTACAAAAACGAGCGGTAGCAGTGTCAGGAACGCGCCAAATTAGCAAGCGGGATATGAAGCTGAACGATGCTTTACCGCGTGTGGAAGTTGATGCAGAAACTTATGAAGTGAGGGCTGATGGCGAGTTGCTAATTTGCGAACCTGCGACCGTTTTGCCGATGGCGCAGCGTTACTTTTTGTTCTAA
- a CDS encoding hybrid sensor histidine kinase/response regulator: MNLSSLSPFKKADRILVVDDSPDNVFLIQAILEEEGYKIVTAADGRTALAKIEESPPDLVLLDVMMPGMDGFEVTKRLRDNTSLPFIPILLITAYDHLSVAKGLDTGADDFIRKPVEVDELLARVRSLLRLKHSIDERDQIARQREDFVSRLTHDLRTPLIAADRMLSLMQQGALGELSPTMNETLDIMARSNKNLLAMANTLLEVYRYEAGRKNLNFSPVDLQALLQEIVKELTPLAAQKNLSLKLNEDENAKGDPGARNVVECDRLELHRVFTNLVGNAIKFTDTGSVNVSLNNTKSAGNPGIPQVIVEVEDTGPGISSEEQTILFERFRQGKHKHSGSGLGLHLSRRIVETHHGTIEVKSEVGKGSLFIVRIPVKHSGNS, encoded by the coding sequence ATGAATCTTTCTTCTTTGTCGCCATTTAAAAAAGCCGATCGCATCTTAGTCGTAGATGATTCTCCCGATAACGTTTTTCTCATCCAAGCTATTTTAGAAGAAGAGGGATATAAAATTGTCACAGCAGCAGATGGCCGTACCGCTCTGGCTAAGATCGAGGAATCCCCCCCAGATTTAGTATTGTTGGATGTGATGATGCCCGGAATGGATGGCTTTGAAGTCACCAAGCGCCTGCGCGACAATACCTCATTGCCGTTTATCCCCATTCTATTGATTACCGCCTACGACCACCTCAGCGTGGCGAAAGGGTTAGACACTGGTGCAGATGATTTTATCCGCAAGCCGGTAGAAGTGGACGAATTGCTGGCGCGAGTACGCAGTCTCCTCCGACTCAAGCACAGCATTGACGAACGCGACCAAATTGCCCGTCAGCGAGAAGATTTTGTCTCCCGACTTACTCACGATTTGCGAACTCCTTTGATAGCCGCAGATAGAATGCTGAGTTTAATGCAGCAGGGAGCCTTGGGAGAACTATCACCCACGATGAATGAAACCCTCGACATAATGGCTCGCAGCAACAAAAACCTGCTGGCGATGGCGAATACTTTGCTAGAAGTGTATCGTTACGAAGCCGGACGCAAAAACCTAAACTTCTCTCCTGTTGACTTGCAAGCTCTACTTCAGGAAATTGTCAAAGAACTTACCCCTTTAGCCGCCCAAAAAAACCTGTCTTTGAAATTAAATGAGGATGAAAATGCAAAGGGTGACCCAGGGGCAAGAAATGTGGTAGAGTGCGATCGCCTGGAACTTCACCGGGTTTTCACCAATTTGGTTGGCAATGCGATCAAATTCACAGATACTGGTTCGGTAAACGTCAGTCTCAATAATACAAAGAGCGCTGGTAATCCCGGCATACCACAAGTAATCGTTGAGGTAGAAGACACCGGCCCCGGTATATCTTCAGAAGAACAAACAATCTTATTTGAACGGTTTCGTCAAGGCAAACACAAACATTCCGGCAGCGGTTTGGGGCTGCACCTGTCTCGCAGAATTGTGGAAACCCATCACGGAACCATTGAAGTTAAGTCAGAGGTGGGTAAGGGAAGTCTATTCATTGTCCGCATACCAGTCAAGCACTCAGGGAATTCTTAA
- a CDS encoding adenylate/guanylate cyclase domain-containing protein, whose product MYSYKIEELTEEFLGMNQTRLQGDRREVSILFSGIRSFSTLTENMEPVDVVSLLNEYFEVMSDAVIKHRGTLDKYIGDSIMVTFGAALPLEDHAWMSVQAALEMRSSLQEFNAKLVRAQKPVFQIGIGINADTAIAGNLGSSRLSQFTVIGDAVNIAAYLEGMSKQYGCDIVISKNTYQFCSEQIWARELDYIHTKGRNQPIAIYEVVGLRSEPISEEKQKLMEHYNQGRAHYLNRKFRRAMNEFAIVVEDMNTNDKTSMMYLKRCQYWLQNPPSEDWDGVWTLT is encoded by the coding sequence ATGTACAGCTATAAAATTGAGGAATTGACAGAGGAGTTCCTTGGAATGAATCAGACTAGGTTGCAGGGCGATCGCCGGGAAGTTTCGATTTTATTCTCAGGTATACGCAGCTTCTCCACGTTGACTGAAAATATGGAACCAGTAGATGTTGTGAGCTTGCTGAATGAATATTTTGAGGTAATGTCAGATGCTGTTATTAAGCACAGGGGTACCTTAGATAAATATATTGGCGATTCAATAATGGTAACTTTTGGTGCAGCCCTGCCTTTAGAAGATCATGCTTGGATGTCAGTACAAGCTGCCCTGGAAATGCGCTCTAGCCTCCAAGAATTTAATGCCAAACTTGTTAGAGCCCAAAAGCCAGTGTTTCAAATTGGAATTGGCATCAATGCCGATACAGCGATCGCTGGTAATCTTGGTTCTAGCAGACTAAGCCAGTTTACTGTCATTGGCGACGCGGTAAATATTGCCGCTTACCTAGAAGGAATGAGCAAGCAGTATGGTTGCGATATCGTGATTAGCAAAAATACTTATCAATTCTGCTCAGAACAGATATGGGCTAGAGAGCTTGACTATATTCACACCAAAGGTAGAAACCAACCAATAGCTATATATGAAGTGGTGGGGTTGCGTTCCGAGCCAATTTCTGAGGAGAAGCAAAAGTTGATGGAGCATTACAATCAAGGACGCGCCCATTATCTGAATCGCAAATTCCGGCGTGCGATGAATGAGTTTGCGATCGTTGTGGAAGATATGAACACCAATGACAAGACATCTATGATGTATCTAAAACGCTGCCAGTATTGGCTCCAAAATCCGCCATCTGAAGATTGGGATGGTGTCTGGACGCTGACTTGA